From Aquificota bacterium, one genomic window encodes:
- the ilvN gene encoding acetolactate synthase small subunit codes for MADTIGSMQLDAIKAPLFREVKKGEVRKHLITLTVRNELGVLARIATLIAGKGYNIEGLSVGETHEKGISRMTLEVIGDDVVIDQVVKQLRKLIDTIKVKDLTDIPHVERELALIKVHTATPRARDEVLRLVEIFRAKVVDVSPETYTIEITGTEDKINAFVELVRPFGIREMARTGKVAMKREISSQEEE; via the coding sequence ATGGCAGACACCATCGGAAGCATGCAATTGGACGCCATAAAGGCACCCCTTTTTAGGGAGGTAAAAAAGGGTGAGGTGCGCAAGCACCTAATAACCCTAACTGTTAGGAATGAGCTGGGTGTTCTGGCACGCATAGCAACCCTTATAGCGGGCAAGGGCTACAACATAGAAGGCCTCTCGGTGGGAGAAACCCATGAAAAGGGTATATCCCGCATGACCCTTGAGGTAATAGGCGATGATGTGGTCATAGACCAGGTGGTAAAACAGCTAAGAAAGCTCATAGACACCATAAAGGTGAAAGACCTAACGGACATACCCCATGTGGAAAGGGAGCTTGCCCTTATAAAGGTTCACACTGCCACCCCAAGGGCAAGGGACGAAGTATTAAGGCTTGTGGAGATCTTTAGGGCAAAGGTGGTGGATGTTTCACCGGAGACCTACACCATAGAAATAACTGGTACGGAGGATAAAATAAATGCCTTTGTGGAGCTTGTGAGGCCCTTTGGCATAAGGGAGATGGCAAGGACTGGAAAGGTGGCAATGAAAAGAGAAATCTCAAGCCAGGAGGAAGAATGA
- a CDS encoding FAD-dependent oxidoreductase encodes MRVVIVGNGPASASAIEAFRKVDKDSDIIVLSDEEFPTYAPNCMENVIRGDISEEALFYKGGFSFYEKYRVDFRPGKEVVGIDNKRKVVVVKGGEEIAYDKCLLAAGAYSFVPPIPGVELGGVTTAKNLYDAKRIREWVLSGRVKSVVIVGAGPIGIEDAETLRHMGLEVHVVEFFDRVLPRMLDKFMADRYMKPLEEEGINFYLNHQVVAIHGEDGWVEAVEIRPNGTDKSKFIRADMVILSTGVRPRTNLVADTDIKLHINEATGRVVGGILVNEYQQTSDPDVYAAGDICSGIDAWGNHRWIALFPPAQQSGAIAGYNMAGLKVKNPGLVDYNAVKTRSATAGSGGVFEEAEESFSFEWNGKLVKVFLKEGSVCGYQFVGVGKGRTLNPRNRFLRNERIKSWAEKIILDKGLGLEASGVLFHHFIRFKERKIEGWVVRAIKEGMLRSLANPAFEVSIF; translated from the coding sequence ATGAGAGTAGTAATAGTTGGCAACGGACCGGCAAGCGCCAGCGCCATAGAGGCCTTTAGAAAGGTGGATAAGGATTCAGACATCATAGTCCTCTCCGATGAGGAGTTTCCTACCTACGCACCCAACTGCATGGAGAATGTTATAAGAGGGGACATCTCCGAGGAGGCCCTCTTTTATAAGGGTGGCTTTAGCTTTTATGAGAAGTATAGGGTGGATTTTAGACCTGGTAAAGAAGTGGTAGGCATTGACAACAAAAGGAAGGTGGTTGTGGTAAAGGGAGGAGAGGAAATAGCTTACGATAAGTGCCTTTTGGCAGCGGGAGCTTACTCCTTTGTGCCACCCATTCCCGGCGTGGAGCTGGGAGGTGTGACCACAGCCAAAAATCTCTACGATGCTAAAAGGATAAGGGAATGGGTGCTTTCGGGAAGGGTAAAGAGCGTGGTAATAGTAGGAGCGGGGCCCATAGGCATAGAGGATGCAGAGACCTTAAGACACATGGGCCTTGAGGTGCATGTGGTAGAGTTCTTTGACAGGGTGCTTCCAAGGATGTTGGACAAGTTTATGGCTGACAGGTATATGAAGCCCTTGGAAGAGGAAGGTATAAACTTCTACCTAAACCATCAAGTGGTAGCCATACATGGAGAGGACGGTTGGGTAGAAGCGGTGGAGATAAGGCCCAATGGGACGGACAAGAGCAAGTTTATAAGGGCGGACATGGTCATACTCTCCACTGGGGTAAGGCCAAGGACAAACCTCGTGGCAGATACAGACATAAAGCTACACATAAACGAGGCTACAGGAAGGGTTGTTGGAGGTATACTGGTAAACGAGTACCAGCAAACATCGGACCCTGATGTTTATGCGGCTGGGGATATATGCTCTGGCATAGACGCCTGGGGCAACCACAGATGGATAGCCCTCTTTCCACCAGCACAGCAGAGCGGTGCCATAGCGGGCTACAACATGGCGGGGCTAAAGGTCAAAAACCCAGGCCTTGTGGATTACAACGCAGTAAAGACAAGGTCTGCCACAGCTGGCAGTGGAGGAGTCTTTGAAGAGGCGGAAGAATCCTTTAGCTTTGAATGGAACGGTAAACTGGTAAAGGTCTTCTTAAAAGAGGGTTCGGTGTGTGGCTATCAATTTGTAGGCGTGGGAAAGGGAAGGACTTTAAACCCAAGGAATAGGTTTTTAAGGAATGAGAGGATAAAAAGCTGGGCGGAAAAAATTATTTTGGACAAGGGGCTTGGCCTTGAGGCAAGCGGTGTGCTATTCCATCACTTTATAAGGTTCAAAGAAAGGAAGATAGAAGGTTGGGTTGTAAGGGCTATAAAAGAGGGAATGCTTAGGTCTCTTGCCAACCCAGCCTTTGAGGTGTCTATATTTTAG
- a CDS encoding leucyl aminopeptidase, with protein sequence MEVKALSFHVESIKEPIGLFVFEDQWENLSFLGGLKEQVEKILKAENFKGKEESLAKVSLIVDGEVRVFYVAGLGKREKAGEDSYRTASALIAKRAKRDKVKSLYIYAGEIDHRLSKAITEGAILGSYRFDKYKTKKEEEENSSLENLYIYGGDQEGISLGKILAEAQNFTRDLVNEPGNVINPISLAEIAQKVAQDYGLECRVYDEKEIQEMGMYALWSVGKGSATPPRFVHMVYKPEGEPKERIAIVGKGLTFDSGGLNIKTGDYMRTMKMDKAGACAVIGIMKAIAQLKPQVEVHGIFGAAENMPSGTAYRPDDIIRAMNGKTIEIDNTDAEGRVTLADSLSYASKLGVSRIIDMATLTGACMVALGEYTAGLFTNDDEFGEEILSLSRLTGERMWKLPMDDKRLREKIKKGEGDVLNSGGRYGGAITAAMFLEEFVGEGIKWVHLDIAGPAHLREEFSYYAKGGTGFGVRTCVEYILRLGGKG encoded by the coding sequence ATGGAAGTAAAGGCATTAAGCTTTCATGTGGAGAGTATAAAAGAACCTATAGGCCTTTTTGTCTTTGAGGACCAGTGGGAAAATTTAAGCTTTTTGGGTGGTTTAAAAGAACAGGTAGAAAAGATATTAAAGGCGGAGAACTTTAAAGGAAAAGAGGAGAGCCTTGCAAAGGTTAGTTTGATCGTGGATGGTGAGGTAAGGGTCTTTTATGTTGCCGGGCTTGGCAAAAGGGAGAAGGCTGGAGAAGACAGCTACAGAACGGCCTCAGCCCTTATAGCCAAAAGGGCAAAAAGAGATAAGGTAAAAAGCCTTTATATTTATGCAGGGGAGATAGACCATAGGCTAAGCAAGGCCATAACGGAGGGTGCCATCCTTGGAAGTTACAGGTTTGATAAGTATAAAACCAAGAAAGAAGAGGAAGAAAATTCAAGCCTTGAAAACCTTTATATATACGGAGGAGACCAAGAGGGCATAAGCTTGGGAAAGATCTTAGCGGAAGCCCAGAACTTCACCAGAGACCTAGTGAATGAGCCAGGGAATGTGATAAACCCCATAAGCCTTGCGGAGATAGCCCAAAAGGTGGCGCAAGATTATGGCCTTGAGTGCAGGGTCTATGATGAAAAAGAAATTCAAGAGATGGGCATGTATGCCCTTTGGAGCGTGGGTAAAGGCTCTGCCACACCACCAAGGTTTGTGCATATGGTATACAAGCCAGAAGGGGAGCCAAAGGAAAGGATAGCCATAGTGGGTAAGGGCCTTACCTTTGATAGCGGTGGCCTCAACATAAAGACGGGAGATTATATGAGGACCATGAAGATGGATAAAGCTGGGGCATGCGCCGTCATAGGCATAATGAAGGCCATAGCCCAGCTAAAACCACAGGTGGAGGTGCATGGCATCTTTGGTGCGGCTGAGAACATGCCAAGCGGAACGGCCTACAGGCCAGACGATATTATAAGGGCCATGAACGGAAAGACCATAGAGATAGACAATACGGACGCAGAGGGAAGGGTAACCTTGGCGGATAGCCTCTCTTATGCCTCCAAGCTAGGCGTCTCAAGGATCATTGACATGGCCACCTTGACCGGTGCTTGCATGGTGGCCCTTGGAGAATACACGGCGGGCCTCTTTACCAACGATGATGAATTTGGAGAGGAAATCCTTAGCCTTTCAAGGCTTACCGGTGAGAGGATGTGGAAGCTACCCATGGATGACAAAAGGCTAAGGGAGAAGATAAAGAAGGGTGAGGGTGATGTTTTGAACTCTGGGGGAAGGTACGGCGGAGCCATAACAGCGGCCATGTTCCTTGAAGAGTTTGTGGGAGAAGGTATAAAGTGGGTTCATCTTGATATAGCTGGACCGGCGCATCTTAGGGAGGAGTTTTCCTATTATGCTAAGGGCGGAACGGGCTTTGGTGTTAGGACCTGTGTGGAGTATATACTAAGGCTTGGTGGCAAAGGATGA
- the pdxA gene encoding 4-hydroxythreonine-4-phosphate dehydrogenase PdxA, translating to MLKIGITIGDPAGVGPELILKISKHFDPQKAYVIYGEKKIMDAIQKELGIDLDLVDIYTIEEVKTPGIYIADLNISEADRLMPSLTSGKVAVAYLGRAVVDAVYGNIHGLLTMPINKFWAKLAGFSYEGQTEFLAQACNVKEYAMLMYSERIKVVPFTTHIPLREVPERIKSQEIIKKVRLISREFKRLFDVEPTVGILGLNPHAGDMGTIGEEDIKEIAPAVEALKAEGYRVEGPLSPDSAFLRNDLDLYLCMYHDQGLIPFKLLAFKEGVNLTLGLPFIRTSPDHGVAYDIAWKGIADESPSLSALRLCEKLVEKAVQQ from the coding sequence ATGCTTAAAATAGGTATAACCATAGGAGACCCTGCGGGAGTTGGACCAGAGCTTATATTAAAAATATCCAAGCATTTTGACCCACAAAAGGCTTATGTTATATACGGAGAAAAAAAGATAATGGATGCTATCCAGAAAGAGCTGGGCATAGACCTTGACCTTGTGGACATATATACCATAGAAGAGGTGAAAACACCCGGGATATACATAGCAGACCTAAACATAAGCGAGGCAGACAGGCTCATGCCTTCTTTGACCTCCGGTAAGGTGGCTGTGGCCTATCTTGGAAGGGCCGTGGTGGATGCGGTCTATGGGAATATCCATGGCCTTCTCACCATGCCCATAAACAAGTTTTGGGCCAAGCTGGCAGGCTTTTCCTACGAGGGCCAGACAGAGTTTTTGGCACAAGCCTGCAATGTAAAGGAATACGCCATGCTTATGTATTCAGAAAGGATAAAAGTGGTCCCCTTTACCACCCATATACCCCTAAGGGAGGTTCCAGAAAGGATAAAAAGCCAGGAGATAATAAAAAAGGTAAGGCTTATATCAAGGGAGTTTAAAAGACTTTTTGATGTGGAACCTACCGTAGGCATTCTGGGCCTTAACCCCCATGCGGGCGATATGGGAACCATAGGAGAGGAGGATATAAAAGAGATAGCACCGGCTGTGGAGGCCCTTAAGGCGGAAGGCTACAGGGTGGAAGGGCCCCTTTCTCCAGACAGCGCCTTTTTGAGAAATGACCTTGACCTATACCTTTGTATGTACCACGACCAAGGCCTTATACCCTTTAAGCTACTCGCCTTTAAAGAAGGTGTAAACCTTACCCTCGGATTACCTTTTATAAGAACATCTCCAGACCATGGCGTGGCATACGATATAGCTTGGAAAGGCATAGCGGATGAAAGCCCATCTTTGAGCGCCCTTAGGCTTTGTGAAAAACTTGTAGAGAAAGCAGTTCAACAGTAG
- a CDS encoding GGDEF domain-containing protein, with amino-acid sequence MKNSVGVDWVIYYNKDILKDILDGSIDSFMRGKIVIGNTVIDKFSDQKVFYIPLDVKGYMLYGDLTEKNLLVEVPLIGMNDLPIGKIILIKDVSNIYRETYFIFVALAIYSLLVFSFLAFMLFRIASSLASRVIFLKNITASIEKRDFSVIDLLKNSKESSKYEVWELEHSIYNMAVSLKHAFEELKEKQKELEELAYYDPLTGLPNRRFFFDHANLILESAKRYRTPLTLLLIDLDHFKKINDTYGHEAGDLLLKNFTEVLRKNSRKSDLPARLGGEEFALLMPNTDLQQGRVVAERIRQCFQNSVIVYRGMEVRTTLSGGLAPFVPEVEEIDDLMRMADEALYKAKELGRNRIEVYEPKI; translated from the coding sequence ATGAAAAATTCCGTAGGTGTAGATTGGGTAATATACTATAACAAGGACATTTTAAAAGATATTCTGGATGGGTCTATTGATAGCTTTATGAGAGGGAAAATAGTTATAGGGAATACGGTGATTGATAAGTTTTCGGACCAAAAGGTTTTTTATATTCCTCTTGATGTTAAAGGCTATATGCTTTATGGCGATTTAACCGAAAAAAATCTTCTTGTAGAAGTTCCACTTATAGGTATGAATGACCTTCCTATTGGAAAGATAATACTTATAAAAGACGTATCCAATATATATAGAGAAACGTATTTTATATTTGTAGCACTTGCTATATACTCTCTGTTGGTCTTTTCCTTCTTGGCCTTTATGCTCTTTAGGATAGCTTCAAGCTTGGCAAGCAGAGTGATCTTTTTAAAGAACATAACCGCAAGCATAGAGAAAAGGGATTTTTCTGTAATTGACCTTCTTAAAAATTCTAAAGAAAGTTCCAAGTATGAAGTCTGGGAACTCGAGCATAGTATATACAACATGGCTGTAAGTCTAAAACACGCCTTTGAGGAGTTAAAAGAAAAGCAAAAGGAGCTTGAAGAGTTGGCCTACTATGACCCCCTTACAGGGCTTCCAAACAGGAGGTTCTTCTTTGACCATGCCAACCTTATACTTGAGAGTGCAAAAAGGTATAGAACTCCCCTTACCCTTCTCCTTATTGACCTTGACCACTTTAAAAAGATAAACGACACCTATGGCCATGAGGCTGGAGACTTACTTTTAAAGAATTTTACGGAGGTTCTTAGAAAGAACTCAAGAAAGTCAGACCTGCCTGCCAGGCTAGGTGGTGAAGAGTTTGCCCTTCTTATGCCAAACACAGACCTTCAGCAGGGTAGAGTGGTTGCAGAAAGGATAAGGCAGTGCTTCCAGAATAGTGTTATAGTGTACAGAGGAATGGAGGTAAGAACAACCCTTAGTGGAGGGCTTGCTCCCTTTGTACCAGAGGTGGAAGAGATAGATGACCTTATGAGAATGGCTGATGAGGCACTATACAAGGCAAAGGAACTTGGCAGAAATAGGATAGAGGTCTACGAACCTAAAATATAG
- a CDS encoding NAD(P)/FAD-dependent oxidoreductase → MITRRDLLKSVGVGALAAGLSSKPIFAAAEKVVKMEAVLPPPKGNRVVICGGGWAGLTVAKYLKKENPNIEVILIEKRPNFFSCPISNQWLADLVSLDFLSHDYNQPASKYGYKFINAVVIGIERDKKRVYTPHGYIEYNYLVLAPGIKYNYKAWFGDNKDMINYTRVHYPAAFIPGSEHLALKRKVHEFEEGDFIITVPPGAYRCPPATYERACMIAEVFKRNKVKGRVIILDPKDDIAPKGPGFRAAYEQVYLGIVEYVPKASIKEVDPVKKIIKTTAGDFKFADANLVPPHQAGELVWMADLIAKDKDGKPTGWADQDPLTFQAKSDPNVFLVGDVIGGVPYPKSGHMGNSQGKIVAKIIASRIAGKEYKPTLPDNTCYSMVNGSPQEAIVINVTYDYNEKEKKIVPKPKVINERSEALAKATYEWARSMYKDMFA, encoded by the coding sequence ATGATTACAAGGCGGGACCTTTTAAAGTCTGTAGGAGTAGGGGCCTTGGCAGCAGGGCTTTCTTCAAAGCCCATTTTTGCAGCTGCAGAAAAAGTGGTAAAGATGGAAGCCGTGCTTCCACCACCTAAGGGCAACAGGGTTGTAATATGCGGTGGTGGATGGGCAGGGCTGACGGTAGCCAAGTACCTCAAGAAGGAAAACCCAAACATAGAGGTTATCCTTATTGAGAAGAGGCCAAACTTCTTCTCCTGCCCCATATCCAATCAGTGGCTAGCAGACCTTGTGAGCTTGGATTTTCTTTCCCATGACTACAACCAGCCAGCTTCCAAGTATGGCTACAAGTTTATAAACGCAGTGGTCATAGGCATAGAAAGGGACAAAAAGAGGGTCTATACTCCCCACGGCTACATAGAATACAACTACCTGGTGCTTGCACCCGGCATAAAGTACAACTATAAGGCTTGGTTTGGAGACAACAAGGACATGATAAACTACACCAGAGTGCATTATCCAGCGGCATTCATACCAGGTTCTGAACACTTGGCCTTGAAGAGAAAGGTTCATGAGTTTGAAGAGGGAGACTTTATAATCACCGTACCTCCGGGAGCCTACAGATGCCCACCAGCGACTTATGAGAGGGCTTGCATGATAGCAGAAGTCTTTAAGAGAAACAAGGTAAAGGGAAGGGTAATCATACTTGACCCCAAGGATGACATAGCTCCAAAGGGTCCAGGCTTTAGGGCAGCTTATGAGCAGGTTTATCTTGGTATAGTGGAGTATGTGCCGAAGGCAAGCATAAAAGAGGTGGACCCTGTAAAGAAGATAATAAAGACCACTGCGGGAGACTTTAAGTTTGCCGATGCCAACCTTGTGCCACCACACCAGGCGGGAGAGCTTGTTTGGATGGCAGACCTTATAGCAAAGGACAAGGATGGTAAGCCTACCGGCTGGGCAGACCAAGACCCTCTAACCTTCCAAGCAAAATCCGACCCCAATGTCTTTTTGGTGGGAGATGTTATAGGTGGAGTGCCTTATCCAAAGAGCGGACATATGGGCAACTCGCAAGGTAAGATAGTGGCAAAGATAATTGCCTCAAGGATAGCGGGCAAAGAATACAAGCCTACCCTTCCAGACAACACCTGCTACTCCATGGTGAACGGATCACCCCAGGAGGCTATAGTTATAAACGTAACCTACGACTACAACGAAAAGGAAAAGAAGATAGTTCCAAAGCCCAAGGTGATAAACGAAAGGTCTGAAGCCTTGGCAAAGGCTACCTATGAATGGGCAAGGTCTATGTATAAGGACATGTTCGCATAA
- the purQ gene encoding phosphoribosylformylglycinamidine synthase I yields MRFAVCVFPGSNCDYDTYYVIRDLLGQEVSFVDYTTRDLKGFDCVVIPGGFSFGDYLRAGVLASKTSLGKAIVDFAQKGGLVLGICNGFQILTELELLPGALLRNENMRFICKDVYLRVENKELAFTKRFEEGEIIRMPIAHGEGRYYLPEEELKKIEERGQVVLRYCDEEGNITSQANPNGSVNNIAGVCNKEGNVFGLMPHPERACEDLLGYRDGIILWHSLLA; encoded by the coding sequence ATGAGGTTTGCAGTCTGCGTTTTCCCGGGTTCTAACTGTGATTATGACACCTATTATGTGATAAGGGACCTTCTTGGACAGGAAGTAAGCTTTGTAGATTACACCACAAGAGACTTAAAAGGCTTTGACTGTGTGGTAATTCCGGGAGGCTTTTCCTTCGGAGACTATCTTAGGGCTGGTGTGCTTGCCAGTAAAACTTCTCTTGGCAAGGCCATAGTGGATTTTGCCCAAAAGGGTGGACTTGTGCTTGGCATATGCAACGGTTTTCAGATACTTACAGAGCTAGAGCTTCTGCCTGGAGCCTTATTGAGGAATGAAAATATGAGGTTTATATGCAAAGATGTGTACCTCAGGGTTGAAAACAAGGAATTAGCTTTTACGAAACGTTTTGAGGAGGGAGAAATTATAAGGATGCCAATAGCCCATGGGGAAGGAAGGTATTACCTACCAGAAGAAGAATTGAAAAAGATTGAAGAAAGAGGTCAGGTGGTGTTAAGGTACTGTGATGAGGAGGGTAATATAACTTCTCAGGCTAATCCCAATGGGTCTGTAAACAATATAGCAGGTGTATGCAACAAAGAAGGCAACGTTTTTGGCCTTATGCCCCATCCAGAAAGAGCCTGTGAAGACCTTTTGGGCTATAGAGATGGGATAATCCTCTGGCATTCTCTACTTGCTTGA
- the purS gene encoding phosphoribosylformylglycinamidine synthase subunit PurS, whose protein sequence is MRVRVLILPKKGLLDPEGRAVKEMLLDEGFPVKEVKVGKVVELELEKETDIKTMVEKYLINPLVEEYIVE, encoded by the coding sequence ATGAGAGTTAGAGTTCTTATACTTCCAAAGAAGGGGCTTCTTGACCCAGAGGGTAGGGCTGTAAAGGAGATGCTACTGGATGAGGGCTTTCCTGTGAAGGAGGTAAAGGTGGGCAAGGTGGTGGAGCTGGAGCTGGAAAAGGAGACAGATATAAAAACCATGGTAGAAAAATACCTTATCAACCCCCTTGTGGAGGAATACATAGTAGAATGA
- the ilvB gene encoding biosynthetic-type acetolactate synthase large subunit: protein MPRKGADIVIEVLKEEGVEVIFGHPGGAIMEVYDALYRDGSIRHILARHEQGAGHMAEGYAKATGKVGVAMSTSGPGATNLVTAIADAYMDSVPVVFITGQVPTHLIGNDAFQEVDIVGITRPITKHNFLVKRIEDLPLIVRQAFYIAKTGRPGPVLVDIPKDITQKLSDVKIPTLEEVKESLPGYKPHLEGNIQQIRRAVRLIMEAKRPVLYVGGGAVQAEAQRELVELAELMKIPVTTTNMGKGAFPELHPLALHMLGMHGTYYANMAVYNCDLLIAIGARFDDRVTGKIEEFAPQAKIIHVDIDPASISKNIVVDVPIVGDVKIVLRKILEELKREGAKILYPEERQKWLEQIEAWKKKYPLTYTRSNKVIKPQYVIEQIYEATKGQAIIATGVGQHQMWSAMFYKYSFPRQFINSGGLGTMGFGLPAGIGAKIGRPDREVFVIDGDGSFMMTMQELITAVQYRVPVKIAIINNGYLGMVRQWQELFYEKRYSEVDLSIQPDFVKLAEACGAVGFRAEKPSEVREIIEEALKIDDRPVLMDFHVDREENVFPMVPAGKSYREMILEDGKKSVEAETMYLVG, encoded by the coding sequence ATGCCAAGAAAGGGCGCAGATATTGTGATAGAGGTGTTAAAAGAAGAAGGCGTGGAGGTGATCTTTGGGCACCCCGGCGGTGCTATAATGGAAGTTTATGATGCCCTTTATAGGGATGGTAGTATAAGGCATATATTGGCAAGGCATGAGCAGGGTGCTGGGCATATGGCAGAAGGCTATGCAAAGGCCACTGGTAAGGTTGGAGTGGCCATGTCCACCTCTGGACCCGGTGCTACAAACTTAGTGACAGCCATTGCGGACGCCTACATGGACTCTGTGCCTGTGGTCTTTATAACAGGACAGGTTCCTACACACCTTATAGGTAACGATGCCTTCCAAGAGGTAGATATAGTGGGCATTACAAGGCCCATAACCAAGCACAACTTTTTGGTCAAAAGGATAGAGGATTTGCCTTTAATAGTTCGTCAGGCCTTTTACATAGCTAAGACTGGAAGACCTGGGCCAGTTCTTGTGGATATACCAAAGGACATAACCCAAAAGCTTAGCGATGTGAAAATACCAACCCTTGAAGAGGTAAAAGAATCTCTACCGGGCTATAAACCACACCTTGAGGGCAACATACAGCAGATAAGGAGGGCCGTAAGGCTTATAATGGAGGCCAAAAGGCCTGTGCTTTATGTGGGTGGTGGTGCGGTTCAGGCGGAGGCCCAAAGGGAATTGGTAGAATTGGCGGAGCTTATGAAGATACCGGTTACCACCACCAACATGGGAAAGGGTGCCTTTCCCGAGCTTCATCCCTTGGCTTTGCACATGCTTGGTATGCATGGCACCTATTATGCCAACATGGCCGTTTATAACTGCGACCTTCTCATAGCCATAGGTGCCAGGTTTGACGACAGAGTAACAGGAAAGATAGAAGAGTTTGCACCTCAGGCAAAGATCATTCACGTGGATATAGACCCAGCCTCCATTTCAAAGAACATCGTGGTGGATGTGCCCATAGTGGGAGATGTAAAAATAGTCTTGAGGAAGATTCTTGAGGAGCTAAAGAGGGAAGGTGCAAAAATACTATATCCAGAAGAAAGACAAAAATGGCTTGAACAGATAGAGGCATGGAAGAAGAAATATCCACTCACATACACAAGGTCCAACAAGGTTATAAAGCCACAATACGTTATAGAGCAGATATACGAAGCTACAAAAGGGCAAGCCATAATAGCCACAGGCGTAGGCCAGCATCAGATGTGGTCCGCCATGTTCTATAAGTACTCTTTTCCAAGGCAGTTTATAAACTCCGGCGGCCTTGGTACAATGGGCTTTGGCTTGCCTGCGGGCATAGGAGCCAAGATAGGAAGGCCAGACAGGGAGGTCTTTGTTATAGACGGTGATGGTTCCTTTATGATGACCATGCAGGAGCTTATTACGGCAGTGCAGTATAGAGTGCCTGTCAAAATAGCTATAATAAACAACGGCTATTTGGGTATGGTGCGCCAGTGGCAAGAGCTTTTCTACGAAAAGAGATATTCAGAGGTAGATTTAAGCATACAGCCAGACTTTGTTAAGTTGGCAGAGGCCTGTGGAGCTGTAGGCTTTAGGGCAGAAAAGCCATCGGAGGTTAGGGAGATAATAGAAGAAGCCCTTAAGATTGACGACAGGCCTGTTCTTATGGACTTCCACGTGGATAGGGAAGAGAATGTATTCCCCATGGTGCCTGCAGGGAAGTCCTATAGGGAGATGATCCTAGAGGATGGCAAAAAGTCTGTGGAAGCTGAAACCATGTACTTGGTTGGATAA